From Parasteatoda tepidariorum isolate YZ-2023 chromosome 1, CAS_Ptep_4.0, whole genome shotgun sequence, one genomic window encodes:
- the LOC107442008 gene encoding probable malonyl-CoA-acyl carrier protein transacylase, mitochondrial isoform X1: MSNFKFFRLLRKANFMNNRNIFLSVSSMDSYTLPKKPDLKSLLNNSVSYIENNALDPWITQEYSVKRNNQSDHSIRLNVNPRETSVLLFPGQGSQFVGMGKSLLSYPNVKDMFECASEVLRYNLLDLCINGPQDMLNMTVHSQVAVVVTSLAAVEKLRAESPEAIENCAATAGFSVGEYSALVFSGALEFEHAIKLLKVRGEAMQAASDLEPSGMMTVFLHPSAKIKSACVAAREWCEKQTIYNAECKVAIYMFPDCKVLAGHMEALKFLESNAKEFGIKKMKYIPVSGAFHSKLMNPAKVVLKKALKATPFETPIIPVHANVDGRPYSSAEKIREKLANQLCSAVAWEQTMHIIYERPPGDSFPDTYECGPGTALKSILRFNNAPAYKHCLNVSV; this comes from the exons ATGTCCAACTTTAAGTTTTTCAGATTACtaagaaaagcaaatttcatgaataatcgaaatatatttttaagtgttagTTCAATGGATTCATATACACTGCCAAAGAAGCCTGATTTGAAATCTCTTTTGAATAATTCGGTttcatatattgaaaataatgcgTTGGATCCTTGGATAACACAGGAGTAttctgtaaaaagaaataatcaatcAGATCATTCGATCCGTTTGAATGTCAATCCGCGTGAGACATCTGTGTTACTATTTCCTGGGCAG GGTTCTCAATTTGTTGGTATGGGAAAATCTCTTTTGTCATATCCTAATGTTAAAGATATGTTTGAGTGTGCTAGTGAAGtattaagatataatttattgGACCTTTGCATAAATGGACCCCAAGATATGCTGAACATGACTGTGCATTCACAAGTAGCTGTTGTAGTTACATCATTAGCTGCTGTTGAAAAACTAAGAGCAGAATCTCCTGAG gcAATTGAAAATTGTGCTGCTACGGCTGGTTTTAGTGTTGGTGAATATAGTGCTTTAGTATTTTCAGGAGCTCTTGAATTTGAACATG CTATCAAATTACTAAAGGTACGCGGTGAAGCAATGCAGGCGGCCTCAGATTTGGAGCCTAGTGGCATGATGACAGTTTTCTTGCATCCAAGTGCCAAAATTAAATCTGCATGTGTTGCTGCAAGAGAATGGTGTGAAAAGCAAACAATATATAACGCTGAATGTAAAGTAGCTATTTACATGTTTCCTGATTGCAAAGTTCTAGCTGGTCATATGGAg GCTTTAAAGTTTCTGGAATCCAATGCTAAGGAGTTTGGGATAAAGAAGATGAAATACATTCCCGTTAGTGGTGCCTTTCATTCAAAACTCATGAATCCTGCTAAAGTAGTTCTGAAAAAAGCTCTAAAAGCAACACCGTTTGAAACTCCAATAATACCAGTACATGCAAATGTTGATGGCAGACCATATAGTAGTGcagaaaaaataagagaaaaactaGCAAATCAATTATGTAGTGCAGTTGCATGGGAACAAACAATGCATATAATATATGAACGACCTCCGGGTGATAGTTTCCCAGATACCTATGAATGCGGACCTGGAACTGCATTGAAATCTATTTTGAGATTTAATAATGCACCTGCTTATAAGCACTGTTTAAATGTATCTGTTTAA
- the LOC107442008 gene encoding malonyl-CoA-acyl carrier protein transacylase, mitochondrial isoform X2: MGKSLLSYPNVKDMFECASEVLRYNLLDLCINGPQDMLNMTVHSQVAVVVTSLAAVEKLRAESPEAIENCAATAGFSVGEYSALVFSGALEFEHAIKLLKVRGEAMQAASDLEPSGMMTVFLHPSAKIKSACVAAREWCEKQTIYNAECKVAIYMFPDCKVLAGHMEALKFLESNAKEFGIKKMKYIPVSGAFHSKLMNPAKVVLKKALKATPFETPIIPVHANVDGRPYSSAEKIREKLANQLCSAVAWEQTMHIIYERPPGDSFPDTYECGPGTALKSILRFNNAPAYKHCLNVSV; this comes from the exons ATGGGAAAATCTCTTTTGTCATATCCTAATGTTAAAGATATGTTTGAGTGTGCTAGTGAAGtattaagatataatttattgGACCTTTGCATAAATGGACCCCAAGATATGCTGAACATGACTGTGCATTCACAAGTAGCTGTTGTAGTTACATCATTAGCTGCTGTTGAAAAACTAAGAGCAGAATCTCCTGAG gcAATTGAAAATTGTGCTGCTACGGCTGGTTTTAGTGTTGGTGAATATAGTGCTTTAGTATTTTCAGGAGCTCTTGAATTTGAACATG CTATCAAATTACTAAAGGTACGCGGTGAAGCAATGCAGGCGGCCTCAGATTTGGAGCCTAGTGGCATGATGACAGTTTTCTTGCATCCAAGTGCCAAAATTAAATCTGCATGTGTTGCTGCAAGAGAATGGTGTGAAAAGCAAACAATATATAACGCTGAATGTAAAGTAGCTATTTACATGTTTCCTGATTGCAAAGTTCTAGCTGGTCATATGGAg GCTTTAAAGTTTCTGGAATCCAATGCTAAGGAGTTTGGGATAAAGAAGATGAAATACATTCCCGTTAGTGGTGCCTTTCATTCAAAACTCATGAATCCTGCTAAAGTAGTTCTGAAAAAAGCTCTAAAAGCAACACCGTTTGAAACTCCAATAATACCAGTACATGCAAATGTTGATGGCAGACCATATAGTAGTGcagaaaaaataagagaaaaactaGCAAATCAATTATGTAGTGCAGTTGCATGGGAACAAACAATGCATATAATATATGAACGACCTCCGGGTGATAGTTTCCCAGATACCTATGAATGCGGACCTGGAACTGCATTGAAATCTATTTTGAGATTTAATAATGCACCTGCTTATAAGCACTGTTTAAATGTATCTGTTTAA